CAACTTCTCCATATCACTCTTCTTCACCCTCCTCACAGCCAAAATCCCAGCCTTCGCCAAGTAGTACTGAGCCACATCATCAATACCCTTCTGGCAGAACACCACAGTAGCACCAGCCTCCTTAATCTTCTCGATCTTCCTCCTCAAGATCTCTGTTTCCTCGTCTAGGAAGAGCTTGAGCTGATCAGGTGAAGTGATGTTAATCTTGGCTGTCCACTCAGGCTTTTCGATCTCCAGCGGGGCGTCAAGCAGAGCAATCTTCGCGTTCTCAACACGCTTAGGCATCGCGGGGTGCACAACCTCCTTGTCCAGGACAATTCCATGGACGAGAACCGTATCGAGGAGGCTTTCGCCTCTCTTCTTCTCGACCTTTATATCATCTAGGCTTACGTCATACTTACCGTCCTTCTTGGTAGCTACCTGCAGTGCCGCGTCGACAACCAGCTTCGCAAGATAATCCTTAAACTCGGCAACAACTTTGCTGGAAAGCGCCGTTTTAGCGACATTCTCAAGGATGTTTCTGTCGAGAGGATCAACCTTTTCAGCAATCGCGTCTACTGTGTTGAGAGCTTCGACGAGTGCTTTCTCAAAACCCTCAGTAATTATGCTCGGGTGAATATCCTGCTCGATAAGCTCCCCAGCATGAGTAAGCAGTAAGCCAGCCAAGACGACGACAGTGGTAGTACCGTCACCCACTTCATCGTCTTGCGCTTTGGCGACTTCTACGAGCATCTTAGCAGCGGGGTGCTGAACCTCCATCTCTTTCAGAATAGTTGCTCCGTCACCGGTGATCGTCGCATTCCCGAATGAGTCGACGAGTAGCTTATCCATTCCCCGTGGACCTAGCGAGCTTGCAAGAGCTTCAGCTATCACCCGTGCAGCGTAGATGTTCGCTCTGCGGGCATCTCGCCCAGTAGTTCTCTGGGTTCCCTCCTTAAGTATGAGGACGGGGATCTGGGAAACCGGCTGAGACATATCCGTTCGAGCCAACCAAATTATCGCTTCTATAAATTTTTTTCTCTGGGGCTCTCTCGCCGCTCTCTACGGCAGCTGAATGGGCAGGAGTAGCCTAAAAGCCCCTACGTACGGTACTACCACCGCAGCTTTCCCCACCATCTCCTCAGGCTTTGGCTGGTAGCTGTCCTCGTAAGCATTGGCATCGCCTTTCATCACGTAAGATCCGGCTAGAGTTTCGCCAAGCACCCTGTGGACAATGATTGTTCCCTGCTGGCTTCTGTAGAGTGCTATGTCGCCCGGAAGGTACTTGTCCTTTTTCACCACCACGACAATGTCTCCCACGTGGAGTGTAGGCTCCATAGACCAGCTCGACACGACGGCTAGCGGTACGATGTTCCACTGCTTCATCAAAGGTGCGAGCACTATTGCTGCTAGCAAAAGGATAGCTAGGGTCGCTATGAAGGGTAAAATGTCACTGCTGGGTTCACTTTTCGTGCGGAGCCGTTTTTCACCGTGTCCCACGCGGTGGCGGTAACGCGCCGAAACATATACTTCTCGCTAATGGGCACTAAGCATTTATAGGGCTTTAAATAACCCCTTTAAAAGAGGGGTGGGAGCATCGCCCGAGAACCTGTGTACGAGATACAGAACGTTGTGGCATCCGTTACCTTGAATCAGCGTTTAGACCTTGAAAAAATTGCTGAGAAAATCCCCCATGCCGAGTATAGCCCGGAACATCCCGGATCTCCGGATCCGGGATCCGAGAGTTTCCGGGGCTCGTGCTGAGGCTCACCAGGCCTAAGACTGCTACGCTAATATTCTCTAGTGGGAAGATGGTTTGTACTGGTGCTAAGTCAGAGGCAGAAGTCTACAAAGCCGTAAAAAGTATAGTTAAGCTATTGAAGCAGTACGGGATAGACATAAGGAACGAGCCGATAATAGAGATTCAGAACATTGTTGCCAGCGCTAACCTGAGAGCGAGCGTGGACCTAGAGAAAGCGGCATTCATGCTCGAGAACGCGATGTACGAGCCCGAGCAGTTCCCAGGTCTTATATACAGGATGAGAGAGCCTAAAGTCGTGTTGCTGATATTCTCCAGCGGCAAGGTGGTCTGCACTGGTGCAAAGAAGGAGGAAGAGGTTCGAGAGGCCGTCATGAAGGTATACAATACTCTGAAGGAGTACGGGGTGCTTCTTGAAGAGTAATCGGCGCGAAATTGTAATAATCCTTTATGTGGGAGCTTCAGTAGCTCGAGCTTGAGAGGTGATAGTTATCACGTTCATCGTGAGAGAAGCTCAGCGGGAGGATCTCTCCAAAGTAATTAAGATCAACAGGGAGGTTTTGCCGGAGAACTACCCACCTTTCTACTTCGAACTTCACCTGAACCAGTTCGGCAAAGCTTTCCTGGTCGCAGAAGAGAACGGTGAAGTGCTAGGCTACATCATGTGCAGAGTTGAGTACGATAACCTGTACACAAACCCGAGCAAGGTAGGGAAAAGAGGACACATAATCTCTTTAGCCGTGGTAGAGAGTGCGAGACGCCGGGGGATCGGCACTGCGCTGATGATCGAGGCTATGGAGAGTATGAAGAAGTTTTACGGCGCTGAGGAGTACTACTTAGAGGTAAGAGTCAGCAACGAGCCAGCGATTCGCCTATACAAGAAGCTCGGCTACAGCGTGATCAAGGTCATTCCCAACTACTACCTTGACGGCGAGGACGCCTACTTGATGGCTAGGCCTGCGTAATGCATAAAGAATTTATTATCCGCTACTCTTCAAGAGCTCCGAGGAGCTATGCCTATAAGGGACTCTGAGAAGCTTCAGCTCGCTCTAGACCACCACTTCCGGGTAAAGATTTGCAGGAGGTGTAATGCCCGCAACCCTTGGGATGCTGAGCGCTGCAGAAGGTGCAAGAGCAGAGACCTGCGGCCGAAAAGGTATAAGAAGTAACTGATGATCTTCTACCCACTCTACTCCGGCGAGCCCGGCCAGAAGTTGACCGCTGCTGGCACTCGCTTCTCACCCAGCCTATGTAGCGATTTTATCGTGAAAGATATGTGAAAATGCGGGCACATGTAGAGGTGGTAGGGCTAAGACTCAGGTGAGGGATCGTGCTCTATCTCTTATCGGTAAAGTACGATGGCAGGAGCGGCAAAACTAAGATGGTGTTCTACGATGATGAGAAAGAAACTCTAGTCGAGATACTTGACCGGTCTAACCACAAACCCTACCTTCTCACGGACCTCAGCCCGGAGGAGGTTGTTCAGAGGTATCCTGAGGTCGTACGTCATCGGGGTTTTTTCAGAATAGATATCGTAGAGAAGTACGATGCTCTCGAGGATAGACTCGTCTTAATGAGCAAGATCGAAGCGCAGGATCCCTTATCTATCGGAGGCTCTCCGCATAGCATTAGAGAGATTCTTAAGGGCCACGCTTGGGAGGCGAAGATTAAGTATCACCACTGCTACATTTACGATAGGAGCTTAATCCCCGGAATGCCTTACGAGATAGTTGACGGCGAACTTAAGCTTGTGAGAAAGCACGCTGACGAAAACCTGGCCCGGATCATCGAAGAGCTTTACTCGAAAGATAAAGTCTTGGCAGCAGAAGCGCTTGAGTGGGCTGAGGTGCTAAGTGCTCCTGTGCCGCGTATTAAGCGTGTGGCTGTAGACATAGAGGTTGAGTCTCCTAGGGACAGAGTCCCCAACGCCCAGGAAGCTAACTACAGGGTTATTGCTTTCTCGTACTGCGCGTCGGATGGACGGAAGGGTGTTTTTCTCCTGAAAAGAGAGGAAGGCTTGCAAGAAGAGGTGAAGGTAGATGGCGAAGTGGTTTTCTTCGATGACGAGAAGAGTCTTATTGAAGCCATTTTCAACCTCTTATCTTCGTATCCTTTAGTGATCACCTTCAATGGCGATAATTTCGACTTACCCTACCTTTACAACAGGGCGCTTAAGCTGGGAGTACCAGAGGAGAAGAACCCTATCGAGTGGTCTCCTAAGATGGAGTATGCAGGGTTGAAAAGGGGTTTACACATAGACTTGTACAAGTTTTTCACTAACCGCTCCATGAGAGTGTATGCCTTCGGAAACAAGTATCGGGAAGGGAGAACTCTAGACGAAATATCCACGGCGCTTCTCGGGAAAGGCAAGGTTCAGAGAGATTCTGCGATCGCTAGCATGAGTTATGGGAAGCTTGCGGAGTATAGCTTGCGAGACGCAGAGCTCACCTACGAGCTCACGGCATTCAACGATGATCTTGTAATCAACTTAATAGTCATGATGATGAGAATTTCTAAGCTTCCAATTGAGGATCTTACACGTCATAATATCTCGGCATGGATAAGAAACATGCTGTATTACGAGCACAGACAGAGGGGATGGCTGATCCCCAACCCTGAAGATATAGTGAGAAAGAAGGGCCAGGTCTCCACGAGAGCTATAATTAAAGGTAAGAAGTACATGGGAGCTATCGTCCTTAACCCCTTGCCGGGGGTTTACTTCAACGTCGTTGTCGTGGATTTCGCGAGCCTGTACCCTAGCGTGATCAAGACATGGAATCTCAGCTACGAGACTGTTAGATGCTCCCACGAGGATTGCAAGAGCAACAGTATACCCGGCACGACTCACTGGGTGTGCCGCCGCCGACGAGGCATGATGTCCAGCATAATCGGCATTCTCAGAGATCTCAGAGTATATGTTTTCAAGCGGCTAGCCAAAACCGCTGGCAGTCGCGAAGAGAGGCAGAAAGCGGAGGTTGTTCAATCCGCTCTGAAGGTTTTCCTCAACGCTAGCTATGGGGTATTCGGAGCCGATAGCTTCCCCCTCTACTGCCCACCTCTAGCAGAGAGCACGGCCGCGCTGGGCCGATACTCGATCCTGCGCACGATGGAGAAGGCAGTCTCGCTAGGTATCCCAGTGGTGTACGGCGACACAGACAGCCTGTTCCTCTGGAGCCCCTCCCCCCAGGCTGTCGAGGAGCTAGTTCAGTCTGTGCTCTCGGAGCTTCAGATCGACTTGAGCGTGGACAAAGAGTACGCGTGGGTGGTTTTCAGCAGGAGGAAGAAAAACTACCTTGGGATGCTGGCCGACGGGCAAGTCGACGTAAAGGGTCTTACCGGAAAGAAGAGGAATACTCCAGACTACGTGAAGGAGATTTTCAGGGAGGTTATCGAAGCTCTCTCCTCAGCCTCCGACGTTGCAGCATTTGAGAAAAGCGTTGACAAGGTTAAAGATATTCTCAGAGATTCGATAGACGATCTAAAGCGGGGGAAAGTTCCTCTTAACCTTCTCGCGTTTAAGGTGGCTCTCACTAAGCCTCTGTCGAGCTACACGAAGACCACACCGCAGCACGTGAAAGCTGCGAGGCTTCTAATCACCCACCTCAAGAAGCTTGGGATCGAGCGATCTATCGAAGTGGGGGATGTGATCAGCTACGTAAAGACGAGTGATAAAATGGGAGTGAAGCCTGTGGAGCTAGCTCGAATAGACGAGGTGGATCACGAGAAGTACATCGAAATAATCAGGACCACTTTGGAGCAGGTGCTCGAAGCGCTGGACATCCGCTTCGAAGAGCTACTGGAGAAATACTCGATTGAGTACTTCGCCGCTGCGCAAAGCTAGCCGAGAGCTGCTAGAATCTTCTTCTTTGCCTCCTCGAAGTCGGGTTCCGTTCCGGCGATAGGGACGCGGGTGAGCACATGCCTTATTGTTCCATCGTCGAATTCCACAAATACCTGGGGTATGTCGGCACCCCCGAGCTCATCTTTCTCTCCGTGCTTCATGAGAAAGATGTAGTCCTCTACTTTCTCCTCGAACCCGATACCCTTCTCGGCTGCTATATCCTGGCAGATTTTTTTGAGTTTGTCGTTGAAAGCTGCCCAAGGAGCTCCAACAAGTATCAGTTTTGTAGCTCGAGCCGTTGCCACCACCGCGGCAAGCAGCAAAGCACGGTAAATAAGCATTTAGCTGCCTAGTCTTCTTCGCGAAGCATATCGCTTATGCTCTTTACCTCCCCACCCTTCTTGTAGACTATTCTCGTCTCTAGCCTTATAGGCATACCTATCTCGTAGAAAACCCAGTACACCGTTTCAGCATTCAGCTTCCCCCTGATCCTGCCCGCGTGTATTAGCGCACCTAACCTCTCCCCCACCTTCTTTGCAGCCTCGCCATACTGCTTGACAGCTCTGTTGAACATCTCTCTCCCGTCATCCGTTAAACTGCTAGTGAACACTGTGAGGAAATCGATCTTCTTCTCCTGCTTCGGAGCGCTCTGTTGCAATGCCCGCCGCTGTAGCTCGAGGAGCATGCGCCGCTTAATAATCTCGATATCCTCGCTCATGCCACGTCACCGATAAAGTGATTAGCAGATACCTAGGAATTAAAATTGCCGGGCGCTCCAGGTCACCGCTCGAGAGGCTACGGAGGCCGCGATGAAAAGCCGGTAACCCGCGCCCGGCACAAGCGAAAAGGATAAACCCCTTCAAAACCAGCTGTTAGGCAGGGCCGGTAGCTCAGCAAGGTAGAGCGGCGGTCGAGCTGGCCGATGCTCCAGACCCGTAGGTCGGGGGTTCAAGTCCCTCCCGGCCCACCAAGCCAGATAGTTCCGTTTTCATGCTCTTTCTACGTAGGCCGAGAGTGTTCACAAGCCAGGGTCTTTTACGTGCCCATCCTAGTCTCCTAACTAGATAGATAGTGTCCAATATTCATCGCCGAGGTAATGAACGTTAGTTATAGCTTTACCTTTCATCATTTGAGGTATATTTTTCGACTCGACGAGCGCTACACCGATAGCTATCGGGCGACCTTTCTCCAGTTCTTTAACCACAACCTTGCCTCCTGTACTAAACTCCCCCTCTATCTTTCTGATACCAGGGGCCATCACGTCAGCCCCGTTGAGTATGCGGGAAACAGCTCCTGTGTCTACGTATACGCTTGGCAACTTGGGGCTCACGCCAGCTTTGTAGATGTAATATAAGGCGGGCAAAAGCCCGTGCACCTTATGTTCTAGCATCGCGGGGACTCCGTCCAGGAAGTACACCGCCTCTATATCGCCTTCGCGTATCTTTGCGACTTCAACCAGGTTGCACTTCTCGATAGCTTCCTTGTAGCTCTCGCCGAGCTCACTAAGCGCCTTCTCCGCTAGCTCTCTCCTGTCCCTCTTGCTGAGACTGTACCTGCTCGTAATCCTCAGCTTCGATTGGTGCGACACGTACTACACCCTCAACGGTGTAGTAGGTGATCACACCCTCCTTATCAACTATCGCCACTACCAGCTCTCTATCGCTCTCCAGAGCTCTCCTGTGCATCTCTTCGAAGTCGGAGAAGCTTATCTTGGATCCTTCGTGAAGTACCCTGACTAGGAATCTTCTTGCGCCGTCTTTCTTCTTCCAGTCTACCAAGAACTCGGATTTGGAGACACCCGGCATAACGACGAGTGCTCTGTTACGCAGATCCGTGTAGACGTTCAGCTTAATCCAGAAGTCAGGATCGTAAGAGCTGCCAACAGACAGAAGGTCTGAGAAGCTTAGCTTGCCTCCTTTCTCATCCTCGACTACAAGCAATCCTCTGTAGGTGAGGTACGCGGCCTCTATTAGGTCGAGCTGCAGCTCTGTCTCGCGAGAAAGTCCGTAGCCTCTCGCCGAGAGAAAGTCTATCGCGCTCTTGTCGGTAACTATAATTTTCTGGCCTCTGATCTTTCCCTGAAAGGGTCCTTGCACCTCGCCCGGAGAGCTGCCTCCTTCAGCATTACTCGAGCTCAGTTATACCACCCTTACACTTTCTGCGTTCTTGGGTGCTATTACCTCAGCTTTAAAGTCGAATTTCTTTCGGAACCACTCGCTCGTCAAGTAGCTTCGGAACTCAGCAATTTTACTACTCTCGCCGTGATTGAGTACCACTAGCCTGGGTGAGGGCTCCATTCGTCTTAAAAAGTTCTCCAACTGCCGCCTATCGCTGTGCCCCGAGAACCCTTCAAGCCTGTAGACCTGCATCTGTAGCTCTACTGTGGCAACGCGCCCTGTGTCTTCAACAAAGGAGAGTTTTCTCAACCCCTGCAAGATCTTTCTACCTAGAGTCCCCTCCGCCTGGTAGCTTACGAAGACGAGGCTGCTATTCGCGTCGCTTGCAAGCAGCCTGAGGTAGTCTAGCACAGGGCCGCCGGTGAGCATGCCTGAGGTTGCCAGAATTATGCTTGGGCGCTTGCTCACCACCTCCTCTCTCTCCTCTCCGCGTATCACGTGTACGTTCTCATACGTGAAGGGGCTCTCACCGCTGTAGACGAGCTTCCTGATCTCTGCGGATAAGTGCTCGGGAAACGCCATGTGCACCGCGGATACTTCGTCCACCATCCCCTCTATGAATATAGGCAGCTGGGGCAGAAGATTCTTCTTCATTAGGTTAATAAGCCCCACCAGGACTTCCTGTGCTCTACCGACTGCCAGAACCGGTATTAGAACAACCCCTCCTTTCTCGGCAGTATCTTTAACTATTTTAGCTAGATCGAGCAGCGAGTCCTCCTCGCTGGGGAGGACATCGTTCTTGCTTCCGTAGGTCGTCTCCATGATCAGTACTTCTGCGCGCGGGAACTTGCTGTGCGCCGGATCGAGGAGTAGAGTTCGTGCATACTTCATATCGCCCGTGTATACTACGTTCACGAGCCCCTCTCCAATGTGTAGGTGCGCCATGGCGGAGCCCAGTATGTGACCAGCTCTGTACAGGGTTAGCCGAACACCTGGAGCGATGTCGGTTACCTCCCCGTATGAGAGCGTGTAAGCGTTGAGAAGCACAGAGTTTACCTCCCGCATGGAGTAGAGTTCGCGCTTCCCCTCTCGGCTGGAGACCTTGATGTAATCCTCGTAGAGGAGCTTGATGAGGTGGAGCGTTGGCTCGGTCATGTACACGGGACCCTTGTAGCCGTACTTGTAGAGAAGGGGTAGGGCACCGCAGTGGTCTAAGTGGGCATGCGTAATAATCACCGCGTCCAGAGAGTCGACATCAAACTCCGGCAGGTCGAAGAGCGGAAGCTCATCTCTCTCGTTTGTCGGCTTGAGCCCAGCATCGAGGAGAATATTGGACTCGGGCGTCTGGACGAGGAGAGCGCTTCTGCCAACTTCCTGGAATGCTCCTAGGGCTACCAACCTGACACGGTCAATCTCAAAAAGCGGCTTCCTGTATATTCTATCTCCCAGCCTGTGCAGAATCTTTTTACGTTCCTCGGAGTTTGCTCTGTACAGGTCGCGAAGATCCTGGATAGTTCTACAGCGCACTGGCAAACTTCGCACAACTTTAGGGTACCAGAGAGTTTCGATGAATATCTCCTGAACCAGCGCTGGGTCAAGTTTCTCAGGTGCTAGGACTTCTATCTCAACTTCTCCCGTCACTTCGTTGAAGTGTATATCTCGTAGGCCGACCTCGCTAGGTATCTTCTGCTTGATGATTTCCCTCGTCTCTTTCTCCTCCCTTCTCAGCTCAGGATCTCCTCTGACGACCAGTCTCTTCTTTATGGCCTTGGCTATCTTCTTCACCAGCTCGCCATCGTTTTCCAGGAAAACCCTGGGGTTTCGAGTGTAGATGACTACTTTGGCTCCTTCGAAGTCTACTCCCACTATGCCAGCAGTGGGAGGGACGTTGCTAAAGATACCTTCACGTACTTCCTTGACTGCCTCCCAGATATCCTCCAACCTTGACACCTCAGAAAAGTGCTGATGAACTGCGAGTTTGCGAGTAGTTGCGTGGTAATATATCTTGCCTTATCTCTGAGTAAAGTACCTTATCCCTTCACTGCTTACTACTGCTATGTCCACTCCTTCACCACTACCAGGGTCTCTCGATAGCGCCGCTCGCACCGCTTTCGCAGCAAGCTCGACAGCTTCTTCGACGGAAATATTCTCGCGGTAACCGCTCTCGAGAACAGATATCGCGAAGGGGGAGCCAGAGCCTGAAGCGGTGAATTTCTCCCGGGTTACAGAGCCTAAAAGGTCAACTAAGTACAGAGATGGACCCTCGCTGTCAACACCGCCCACGAGCATCTCTACGGCCAGAATTGGTCTATAGCTGAAGAGAATCAGAGACGCTAGGTTCGCGATGCTCCTAATAGGCATGGGCTCACCCAGCACCGTGCTGTAGTACCGTGCTTCGGCTCGCAGCCGATCAACAAGCTGCTGGGCATCACCAACCGTGCCAGCTATCGTCACGGCTGCATGTCTATCCACTTCGAGTATCTTTCTCACATCCTTGCTCGCTATGTAGTACCCGCTTGTTGCTCTCTTGTCGGCAGCCAAAACTACGAAGCTAGGTCCCGCTAGCCCGATTGTTGTAGTACCTTTAAAGGGCTCAAATCTCTGCATAGCTGTTCTACGGATCGAATTGGGGGATGGGTGGATAAATACGCACTGCTGTACCGGGTTCCCCCCTGCTCTGCCGACCTCATGCTCTTCGCGGTTTTTCGGCGGCTCTAGCCGATGCTTCTGCACGCTTATTGAAAATTTTTCGAAGCTCTGGGCCTAACCTTTAATTTAAGCGTTAATTGATGGGCTAGACCTCGATAATACCAAATCATTTTAACTTCTTTCGCACTTATCAGCGTGGGCAGGATGGGTAGAAGGGCTCTCTCAATGGTCACAGAGCCTTTCGCGCGTAAAGGAGCTGTGTTTCAGCCCCTGCTCACCGGGAAATGTCTCTCATGTCAATTCTTCAATGTTTGCATAGGAACGATGCGTCCTTTAGTTAGCTACCGGGTTGTAGAGGTGAGAAAGCACTTCAACCTATGCCCTGCTCTCTCAGAGAGACTCCAGGTGGTTCTCGTGGAGGAGCTCCCCGTGAGGCTCGTCGTAGAGATCCCTTTTGTAGCTCCCGGCGCGGTAATCCAGTACAGGAAGCCGAACTGCCCCGATATTCCAGCCTGCGACACTGTAAGCGTTGGTGATGGGGAGAGAATAAGGCTTCTACAGGGCCTGCAGAGGATTCGCGAGAGATTGTGGCTTGTTGAAGCAGAGCTACTCGACCCTCCCTCTCCACGGCTCTGGCTACTCGCTAAGCAGAAGCTTCTCCGCCGCTCGAGCTAGCTTTCTCACTCTGGGACTGCGCTGCCTGAGCTTCATCTTCAGCCTTCCCGATCCTCTCCTCCTCTACTAGGCGGATGACTGTTATCCCGCTGAAGTATTTTTCAAGGTCCCTGATGAATCCGCTTAACAGGATGTGAGCGTTGCTGTAAGCAAAAATGGCTAGAGGAACCTTAATTTCCGCAGTATTGCCCTGCAAGCTTACCGATACCCGCTCGCGGGGTAATCCCCGGAACCATCTCCGCAACAGTTCTACTATCTTCTCGGAATCTTCGCGAAGTACCTTCCTAACTGCAAGCTTAGCTTTCACTTTCTTTCCTGCGTAAGGGTTGTTGAAGTCCACTGTTACTCTCCCAGCCCCCACCCTGATTATGCGTCCGCGTCGCCCCTCAATCTCAATCTCTTCTCCTACTCTCGGCACCACGCCTCTGCTGCTCAGCTCCTTAGCTGGGAGAATTATTACGTTTCTCGGATCTCTTTCTCCGAAGGCGTCACGCGGCTCGAGCACAATCTCCCTAGCTTCACCCTCTTTCATGCCGCTGAGAGCCTCCTCTATCGCTTGGAGCAATCTTCCCTCACCGAGTATTACCAGCTCAGGCTCGCTTTCGCCCGCAGCCTCTTCCCCCCTCTCGGAGCTCGTTGTAACGATTACCCTCTCACCGGTCTCTTCGAGCACGCTGAGCGTGTAGTCTACTAAGAGGAAGTCACCCTTCGCAGCGCCTTGCCCGCTCATTTCCGATCGCTTGTGCTTCTCTGACAATTACCTTTTTGTACTTTACTTCGGACGCTTCGCGCACCTGGTAGCGCGGGGGTGAAAGCATACTATTTATAGGAGCTGCAATCTCACAAGAAACAGCGGTTCTGGTGAGGTAGATGTCCAAAGACCACGTTGACGAGATTGAGTTGAAAGTACTGGAGGTTAGGCAGCACGAGGCAGGCAGGGGTAGGGTGCGCATTGATGAAGACGCAATGGAGCTGCTCGGCATAAGCGCCGGGGACGTCGTCGAGATCGAGGGTAAGCGCAAGACGGTTGCGATAGCTTGGCCTGGCTATGCCGAGGACAAGGGAAAGGAAGTTATCCGGATGGATGGCTGGACGAGGAAGAACGCTGGAGTGAGCATCGGCGATAAGGTGAAGGTTAGGAAGGCTGAGGTTAAGCCAGCCATCCTCGTGAGACTAGCACCAGCCTCTATGACTCTCGCTGTGGATGAAAACTTTGTAGCCTACGTGAAGAAAAGGCTTCTCGACCGACCCATAATCGAGGGTGATGTGATTCAAATTCCTGTTCTCGGCCAGGTGATACACTTCAACGTTGTTAGCATTAAGCCTAAGGGCGTAGTGGTAGTTACCGAGAAGACTCAGTTAAAGATTCTCGAAAGGCCGGTTGACCTTGGCAGGATTCCGAGAGTAACTTACGATGATATCGGCGACTTAGAGGAGGCGAAGCAGAAGATTCGGGAGATGGTCGAGCTGCCTCTGCGGCACCCAGAGCTATTCAAGAGGCTGGGCATCGACCCGCCTAAGGGTATTCTGCTCTATGGTCCACCGGGCACGGGTAAGACCCTCCTGGCTAAAGCCGTGGCGAACGAGACTGATGCGTACTTCATCGCCATCAACGGCCCC
This region of Thermofilum sp. genomic DNA includes:
- a CDS encoding DNA-directed DNA polymerase I, whose amino-acid sequence is MLYLLSVKYDGRSGKTKMVFYDDEKETLVEILDRSNHKPYLLTDLSPEEVVQRYPEVVRHRGFFRIDIVEKYDALEDRLVLMSKIEAQDPLSIGGSPHSIREILKGHAWEAKIKYHHCYIYDRSLIPGMPYEIVDGELKLVRKHADENLARIIEELYSKDKVLAAEALEWAEVLSAPVPRIKRVAVDIEVESPRDRVPNAQEANYRVIAFSYCASDGRKGVFLLKREEGLQEEVKVDGEVVFFDDEKSLIEAIFNLLSSYPLVITFNGDNFDLPYLYNRALKLGVPEEKNPIEWSPKMEYAGLKRGLHIDLYKFFTNRSMRVYAFGNKYREGRTLDEISTALLGKGKVQRDSAIASMSYGKLAEYSLRDAELTYELTAFNDDLVINLIVMMMRISKLPIEDLTRHNISAWIRNMLYYEHRQRGWLIPNPEDIVRKKGQVSTRAIIKGKKYMGAIVLNPLPGVYFNVVVVDFASLYPSVIKTWNLSYETVRCSHEDCKSNSIPGTTHWVCRRRRGMMSSIIGILRDLRVYVFKRLAKTAGSREERQKAEVVQSALKVFLNASYGVFGADSFPLYCPPLAESTAALGRYSILRTMEKAVSLGIPVVYGDTDSLFLWSPSPQAVEELVQSVLSELQIDLSVDKEYAWVVFSRRKKNYLGMLADGQVDVKGLTGKKRNTPDYVKEIFREVIEALSSASDVAAFEKSVDKVKDILRDSIDDLKRGKVPLNLLAFKVALTKPLSSYTKTTPQHVKAARLLITHLKKLGIERSIEVGDVISYVKTSDKMGVKPVELARIDEVDHEKYIEIIRTTLEQVLEALDIRFEELLEKYSIEYFAAAQS
- a CDS encoding DUF1947 domain-containing protein, producing the protein MSHQSKLRITSRYSLSKRDRRELAEKALSELGESYKEAIEKCNLVEVAKIREGDIEAVYFLDGVPAMLEHKVHGLLPALYYIYKAGVSPKLPSVYVDTGAVSRILNGADVMAPGIRKIEGEFSTGGKVVVKELEKGRPIAIGVALVESKNIPQMMKGKAITNVHYLGDEYWTLSI
- a CDS encoding 50S ribosomal protein L40e: MPIRDSEKLQLALDHHFRVKICRRCNARNPWDAERCRRCKSRDLRPKRYKK
- a CDS encoding signal peptidase I, which produces MGHGEKRLRTKSEPSSDILPFIATLAILLLAAIVLAPLMKQWNIVPLAVVSSWSMEPTLHVGDIVVVVKKDKYLPGDIALYRSQQGTIIVHRVLGETLAGSYVMKGDANAYEDSYQPKPEEMVGKAAVVVPYVGAFRLLLPIQLP
- a CDS encoding proteasome subunit beta, giving the protein MQRFEPFKGTTTIGLAGPSFVVLAADKRATSGYYIASKDVRKILEVDRHAAVTIAGTVGDAQQLVDRLRAEARYYSTVLGEPMPIRSIANLASLILFSYRPILAVEMLVGGVDSEGPSLYLVDLLGSVTREKFTASGSGSPFAISVLESGYRENISVEEAVELAAKAVRAALSRDPGSGEGVDIAVVSSEGIRYFTQR
- a CDS encoding UPF0179 family protein — protein: MGRRALSMVTEPFARKGAVFQPLLTGKCLSCQFFNVCIGTMRPLVSYRVVEVRKHFNLCPALSERLQVVLVEELPVRLVVEIPFVAPGAVIQYRKPNCPDIPACDTVSVGDGERIRLLQGLQRIRERLWLVEAELLDPPSPRLWLLAKQKLLRRSS
- the rimI gene encoding ribosomal protein S18-alanine N-acetyltransferase, whose protein sequence is MIVITFIVREAQREDLSKVIKINREVLPENYPPFYFELHLNQFGKAFLVAEENGEVLGYIMCRVEYDNLYTNPSKVGKRGHIISLAVVESARRRGIGTALMIEAMESMKKFYGAEEYYLEVRVSNEPAIRLYKKLGYSVIKVIPNYYLDGEDAYLMARPA
- the thsB gene encoding thermosome subunit beta yields the protein MARTDMSQPVSQIPVLILKEGTQRTTGRDARRANIYAARVIAEALASSLGPRGMDKLLVDSFGNATITGDGATILKEMEVQHPAAKMLVEVAKAQDDEVGDGTTTVVVLAGLLLTHAGELIEQDIHPSIITEGFEKALVEALNTVDAIAEKVDPLDRNILENVAKTALSSKVVAEFKDYLAKLVVDAALQVATKKDGKYDVSLDDIKVEKKRGESLLDTVLVHGIVLDKEVVHPAMPKRVENAKIALLDAPLEIEKPEWTAKINITSPDQLKLFLDEETEILRRKIEKIKEAGATVVFCQKGIDDVAQYYLAKAGILAVRRVKKSDMEKL
- a CDS encoding beta-CASP ribonuclease aCPSF1, translated to MEDIWEAVKEVREGIFSNVPPTAGIVGVDFEGAKVVIYTRNPRVFLENDGELVKKIAKAIKKRLVVRGDPELRREEKETREIIKQKIPSEVGLRDIHFNEVTGEVEIEVLAPEKLDPALVQEIFIETLWYPKVVRSLPVRCRTIQDLRDLYRANSEERKKILHRLGDRIYRKPLFEIDRVRLVALGAFQEVGRSALLVQTPESNILLDAGLKPTNERDELPLFDLPEFDVDSLDAVIITHAHLDHCGALPLLYKYGYKGPVYMTEPTLHLIKLLYEDYIKVSSREGKRELYSMREVNSVLLNAYTLSYGEVTDIAPGVRLTLYRAGHILGSAMAHLHIGEGLVNVVYTGDMKYARTLLLDPAHSKFPRAEVLIMETTYGSKNDVLPSEEDSLLDLAKIVKDTAEKGGVVLIPVLAVGRAQEVLVGLINLMKKNLLPQLPIFIEGMVDEVSAVHMAFPEHLSAEIRKLVYSGESPFTYENVHVIRGEEREEVVSKRPSIILATSGMLTGGPVLDYLRLLASDANSSLVFVSYQAEGTLGRKILQGLRKLSFVEDTGRVATVELQMQVYRLEGFSGHSDRRQLENFLRRMEPSPRLVVLNHGESSKIAEFRSYLTSEWFRKKFDFKAEVIAPKNAESVRVV
- a CDS encoding TATA-box-binding protein, which encodes MREFPGLVLRLTRPKTATLIFSSGKMVCTGAKSEAEVYKAVKSIVKLLKQYGIDIRNEPIIEIQNIVASANLRASVDLEKAAFMLENAMYEPEQFPGLIYRMREPKVVLLIFSSGKVVCTGAKKEEEVREAVMKVYNTLKEYGVLLEE